Proteins from one Panthera leo isolate Ple1 chromosome D1, P.leo_Ple1_pat1.1, whole genome shotgun sequence genomic window:
- the KDM4D gene encoding lysine-specific demethylase 4D → MKAMKSKANFAQNPNCTIMIFHPTKEEFNDFDKYIAYMESEGAHRAGLAKVIPPKEWQARQTYDDISDILIATPLQQVVSGRAGVFTQYHKKKKAMTVAEYRQLANSGKYRTPPHSDFEDLERKYWKTRLYDSPIYGADISGSLFAENTQQWNLGHLGTIQDLLEQECGVVIEGVNTPYLYFGMWKTTFAWHTEDMDLYSINYLHFGEPKTWYAVPPEHGRRLERLATELFPGSARACDAFLRHKVALISPTVLKDNGIPFNRITQEAGEFMVTFPYGYHSGFNHGFNCAEAINFATPRWIDYGKVASQCSCGEARVTFSMDAFVRILQPERYELWKRGQDRAVVDHTEPTSPDKGELSAWREAQAPRRALLGLRHLPPRRATRTPRPVAASGGTGRRTPMCLASPRSSPAQTSSSDAQSGLVPACTSQEAGATRPPTPIPSARDVHPSMGRCGPGRRPREQGARGPSIQARAKRRLSVGTTHTAQYPEALPGPVDEPSVDNPVALSPGLQQPAEASGYSCALFP, encoded by the coding sequence ATGAAAGCCATGAAGTCTAAGGCCAACTTTGCTCAGAACCCAAATTGTACCATAATGATATTTCATCCAACCAAAGAAGAATTTAATGACTTTGATAAATACATTGCATACATGGAATCCGAAGGCGCACACCGCGCAGGCCTGGCCAAGGTGATTCCCCCCAAGGAATGGCAAGCCAGGCAGACCTATGACGATATCAGTGACATCTTAATAGCAACTCCCCTCCAGCAGGTGGTCTCCGGGCGGGCAGGTGTGTTTACTCAAtaccataaaaagaagaaagccatgACAGTGGCGGAGTATCGCCAATTGGCCAACAGCGGAAAGTATCGGACTCCGCCACACTCGGATTTTGAGGATTTGGAGCGAAAGTATTGGAAAACCCGCCTGTACGATTCTCCGATTTATGGCGCTGACATCAGCGGCTCCTTGTTTGCGGAAAACACTCAACAGTGGAACCTTGGCCACCTGGGAACCATCCAGGACCTGCTGGAGCAGGAGTGCGGCGTGGTCATCGAGGGCGTCAACACGCCCTACCTGTACTTTGGCATGTGGAAGACCACCTTCGCCTGGCACACGGAGGACATGGACCTTTACAGCATCAACTACCTGCACTTCGGGGAGCCCAAAACCTGGTACGCGGTGCCCCCGGAGCACGGCCGGCGCCTGGAGCGCCTGGCCACCGAGCTGTTCCCGGGCAGTGCCCGCGCCTGTGACGCCTTCCTGCGGCACAAGGTGGCTCTCATCTCGCCCACGGTCCTCAAGGACAACGGGATCCCCTTCAATCGGATCACCCAGGAGGCTGGCGAGTTCATGGTGACGTTTCCCTATGGCTACCACTCTGGCTTCAACCACGGCTTCAACTGCGCAGAAGCCATCAACTTCGCCACCCCGCGATGGATCGATTATGGCAAAGTGGCGTCTCAGTGCAGCTGCGGGGAGGCCAGGGTCACCTTCTCCATGGACGCCTTCGTGCGCATCCTGCAGCCTGAGCGCTATGAGCTGTGGAAGCGCGGGCAGGACCGGGCTGTTGTGGACCACACGGAGCCCACCTCGCCAGACAAGGGGGAGCTCAGCGCCTGGAGGGAGGCCCAAGCTCCCCGGAGAGCCCTGCTGGGCCTGAGGCACCTCCCACCCCGCCGGGCCACGCGCACCCCTCGGCCTGTGGCCGCTAGTGGTGGGACTGGCCGTCGCACCCCGATGTGCCTGGCCTCCCCACGCTCCTCGCCGGCCCAGACTTCTTCCTCTGATGCCCAGTCTGGGCTTGTCCCCGCCTGCACTTCCCAGGAGGCTGGCGCCACCCGACCACCGACCCCGATTCCCTCTGCCCGAGATGTTCATCCCTCAATGGGCAGATGTGGTCCTGGTCGTCGTCCTCGGGAACAAGGGGCCCGGGGGCCCAGCATCCAGGCCCGGGCCAAGAGGCGTCTCTCGGTGGGAACAACGCACACAGCCCAGTACCCTGAGGCTCTGCCCGGTCCTGTGGATGAACCCTCAGTGGACAACCCTGTAGCACTGAGCCCTGGACTCCAGCAACCTGCGGAGGCTTCTGGGTACAGTTGTGCCCTTTTCCCCTAA